A window from Erythrobacter sp. YJ-T3-07 encodes these proteins:
- a CDS encoding EAL domain-containing protein, which yields MKKLVAQNTPELPSQLPLPVLLGLRDVAGLDRAFLRSLQYDHLAGLGMLRVLGHAVGVLVALVCLMPYVPMALIAAWIVVLTGGVFYFTRLESAMLAADLRKVTDSDANRHLVGSAWLGLTWMLLPIMLFLYGDEAGLLRGFALVAVIVVGVGTALAVVPLRGIVFIAPACIAATVCFALRGDVVMTSISGVYFLANLLTITRRAETFLRAGVAETAMQQKSETVSLLLREFEENEADWLWQIDRTRLIRSVSPRFAFALGLRPDQVEGKSFFEVLSGDGWEMCNFTPSLRVLSDRIKARESFSNLIVQVWVGGQMRWWELSGTPMLDERGHDVGFRGVGSDVTEQRKSSEKIAYLARYDTLTGLPNRLMLNETLGEAMDEARKWRRRCAFIMVDLDRFKAVNDSLGHQIGDRLLEQVSRRLNELMSENEICGRLGGDEFAIVMRDAPDTGVVDALARKVIDHLSEPYEVDQHTLFVGASAGSALAPRDGKTVEELMRNADLALYRAKDGGRGVHFAYEPSLHADAEERRQLEFSLRKALEKDELLLNFQPVVDANSEQVVSFEALVRWQSEDHGFVSPGKFIPVAEDTRLIVPIGTWVMRQACMEATAWPRGVKINVNVSPEQLTEPDFADTVVEALAHSGLDPRRLEIEVTESIFLGDAEIARQALAKVMALGCQVALDDFGTGYSSLGYLRKLQFSTIKVDRSFVQGAAQGSSESLAIVRAVVAMAKSLEMKTTAEGVETEDEASLVRRMGCDRIQGFYFGRPMSSADARSLFSDDFSQLRA from the coding sequence GTGAAAAAGCTCGTCGCTCAGAACACGCCGGAACTGCCGTCACAGCTTCCGCTGCCGGTATTGCTCGGACTGCGCGACGTTGCCGGGCTCGACCGGGCGTTTCTGCGCAGCCTCCAGTACGATCATCTCGCCGGGCTCGGCATGCTGCGCGTGCTTGGCCATGCGGTCGGCGTGCTGGTCGCTCTGGTCTGCCTGATGCCCTATGTGCCGATGGCGCTGATCGCCGCGTGGATCGTCGTGCTGACTGGCGGGGTGTTCTACTTCACACGCCTGGAAAGCGCGATGCTCGCCGCGGACCTGCGCAAGGTTACCGATAGCGACGCCAATCGGCATCTCGTCGGGTCGGCATGGCTTGGCCTGACCTGGATGCTGCTGCCGATCATGCTGTTCCTGTACGGCGACGAGGCCGGGTTGCTGCGCGGCTTTGCACTGGTCGCGGTGATCGTTGTCGGGGTGGGCACTGCGCTCGCGGTGGTGCCGCTGCGCGGGATCGTGTTCATCGCCCCTGCGTGCATTGCGGCGACCGTGTGCTTCGCACTGCGCGGCGATGTGGTGATGACCTCGATTTCCGGAGTCTACTTCCTCGCCAATCTGCTCACGATCACGCGCCGGGCGGAAACCTTTCTGCGCGCAGGCGTGGCCGAGACCGCGATGCAGCAGAAGTCGGAAACGGTATCCCTGCTGCTGCGCGAGTTCGAGGAGAACGAGGCCGACTGGCTGTGGCAGATCGACCGGACCCGCCTGATCCGTTCGGTCTCTCCCCGTTTCGCGTTCGCGCTGGGCCTGCGACCCGACCAGGTCGAGGGCAAGTCCTTCTTCGAAGTGCTGTCCGGCGATGGCTGGGAAATGTGCAATTTCACGCCAAGCCTGCGGGTGCTGTCGGACCGGATCAAGGCCCGCGAGAGCTTTTCCAACCTGATCGTTCAGGTCTGGGTCGGCGGGCAGATGCGCTGGTGGGAGCTCTCGGGCACGCCGATGCTGGACGAGCGGGGCCACGATGTCGGGTTCCGGGGCGTCGGGTCCGATGTGACCGAGCAGCGCAAATCCTCCGAAAAGATCGCCTATCTCGCCCGTTACGACACACTGACCGGGCTGCCCAACCGCCTGATGCTGAACGAGACGCTGGGCGAGGCGATGGACGAGGCGCGCAAGTGGCGCCGCCGCTGCGCCTTCATCATGGTCGATCTGGACCGCTTCAAGGCGGTCAACGATTCGCTCGGCCACCAGATCGGCGATCGACTGCTGGAACAGGTTTCCCGCAGGCTCAACGAACTGATGAGCGAAAACGAGATCTGCGGTCGGCTGGGCGGCGACGAATTCGCCATCGTGATGCGCGATGCGCCCGATACCGGCGTGGTGGACGCGCTTGCCCGCAAGGTCATCGATCACCTGTCCGAGCCTTACGAGGTCGACCAGCATACGCTGTTCGTGGGGGCGAGCGCGGGCTCCGCACTGGCACCGCGCGACGGCAAGACGGTCGAGGAGCTGATGCGCAACGCCGATCTTGCGCTGTACCGCGCGAAGGACGGCGGGCGCGGGGTGCACTTCGCCTACGAACCCTCGCTCCACGCCGATGCGGAAGAGCGCCGGCAGCTCGAATTCTCGCTGCGCAAGGCACTGGAGAAGGACGAGCTGCTGCTCAATTTCCAGCCGGTGGTCGATGCCAACAGCGAACAGGTCGTCAGCTTCGAAGCGCTGGTTCGCTGGCAGAGCGAGGACCACGGCTTCGTCAGCCCGGGCAAGTTCATCCCGGTGGCGGAGGATACCAGGCTGATCGTGCCGATCGGCACATGGGTGATGCGCCAGGCCTGTATGGAAGCGACCGCTTGGCCGAGAGGGGTGAAGATCAACGTCAACGTCTCCCCCGAACAGCTGACGGAGCCCGATTTCGCCGACACGGTGGTCGAGGCCCTTGCGCACAGCGGGCTCGACCCTCGGCGGCTCGAAATCGAGGTGACGGAGAGCATTTTCCTGGGCGATGCGGAGATCGCGCGGCAGGCGCTGGCCAAGGTGATGGCGCTGGGCTGCCAGGTGGCGCTCGACGATTTCGGGACCGGCTATTCCTCGCTCGGCTACCTGCGCAAGCTCCAGTTCTCGACCATCAAGGTCGATCGTAGTTTCGTCCAGGGGGCCGCGCAGGGCAGCAGCGAGAGCCTCGCGATCGTGCGCGCCGTGGTCGCCATGGCGAAGAGCCTTGAAATGAAGACCACCGCCGAAGGGGTCGAGACGGAGGACGAGGCAAGTCTGGTGCGCCGGATGGGCTGCGACCGGATTCAGGGCTTCTATTTCGGCCGCCCGATGAGCAGCGCCGATGCCCGCTCTCTGTTCAGCGACGATTTCAGCCAGTTGCGGGCTTAG
- the glmS gene encoding glutamine--fructose-6-phosphate transaminase (isomerizing) produces MCGIIGIVSGDSVADRLVDGLRRMEYRGYDSSGVCTLDDSGDGTRMIRRRAQGKLGNLVEVLAQEPAPGTIGIAHTRWATHGAPTAANAHPHAGKAAALVHNGIIENFRSLRDELQADGYSVESETDSEVVALLVSREVERGASPEDAMRTVLPRLRGAFALAILFPDHPDRIIGARLGSPLVLGYGEGEMFVGSDALALAPLTQRITYLEEGDWTVVTREGAQIFDSEGNEVTRDIVASGASAAAVEKGNHRHFMQKEIFEQPTVVAQTLSSYVRQADQTVALPQMDFDLSSIERMTIVACGTSFYAGMVGRYWIEQFARVPVDIDVASEFRYREPPLEKGGLALFISQSGETADTLAALRYCKAHGQTIAAIVNVPTSTMAREADLLLPIHAGPEIGVASTKAFTCQLAVLAALAAKLAVVKGTMDRAEEQEVVRHLLEAPAGLNAALDHDDDIAAMAHLIAPARDVLYLGRGADYPMALEGALKLKEISYIHAEGYASGEMKHGPIALIDEDVPVVVIAPSGPLFEKTVSNMQEVRARGGKVVLISDAEGLEEAGEGCLATIEMPKVHPLIAPLIYAVPVQLLAYHVALVKGTDVDQPRNLAKSVTVE; encoded by the coding sequence ATGTGCGGGATTATCGGGATCGTCAGCGGTGACTCGGTGGCCGACCGTCTGGTCGATGGCCTGCGCCGCATGGAATATCGCGGCTACGATTCCTCCGGCGTATGCACGCTGGACGATAGCGGCGATGGCACCCGGATGATCCGCCGCCGCGCGCAGGGCAAGCTGGGCAATCTGGTCGAGGTGCTGGCGCAGGAGCCCGCGCCGGGTACCATCGGCATTGCCCATACCCGCTGGGCGACCCACGGCGCGCCGACCGCAGCCAATGCCCACCCGCACGCGGGCAAGGCCGCCGCGCTGGTCCATAACGGCATCATCGAGAATTTCCGCTCTCTGCGCGACGAATTGCAGGCCGATGGCTATTCGGTCGAGAGCGAGACCGATAGCGAAGTCGTCGCCCTGCTGGTCAGCCGCGAAGTGGAGCGCGGGGCGTCTCCCGAAGACGCGATGCGCACCGTGCTGCCGCGCCTGCGCGGTGCCTTTGCGCTGGCGATCCTGTTCCCCGACCACCCCGACCGGATCATCGGCGCTCGGCTCGGCTCGCCGCTGGTGCTCGGCTATGGCGAGGGCGAGATGTTCGTCGGCTCGGATGCGCTGGCACTGGCCCCGCTGACCCAGCGGATCACCTATCTGGAAGAGGGCGACTGGACCGTCGTCACCCGCGAGGGCGCGCAGATCTTCGACAGCGAGGGCAACGAGGTCACCCGCGACATCGTCGCCTCGGGTGCGAGCGCGGCGGCGGTCGAGAAGGGCAATCACCGCCACTTCATGCAAAAGGAGATCTTCGAGCAGCCGACCGTGGTTGCCCAGACGCTCTCAAGCTATGTCCGCCAGGCGGACCAGACCGTGGCGCTGCCGCAGATGGACTTCGATCTTTCCAGCATCGAACGCATGACCATCGTCGCGTGCGGCACCTCGTTCTACGCCGGGATGGTCGGCCGCTACTGGATCGAACAGTTCGCGCGCGTGCCGGTCGACATCGATGTCGCCAGCGAGTTCCGCTATCGCGAGCCGCCGCTGGAGAAGGGCGGCCTTGCGCTGTTCATCTCGCAGAGCGGGGAAACCGCCGACACGCTGGCCGCGCTGCGCTATTGCAAGGCGCACGGGCAGACCATCGCTGCGATCGTCAACGTGCCCACCAGCACCATGGCGCGCGAGGCGGACCTGCTGCTGCCGATCCACGCGGGGCCGGAAATCGGCGTCGCCTCGACCAAGGCGTTCACCTGCCAGCTGGCAGTGCTCGCCGCGCTTGCGGCCAAGCTTGCGGTGGTCAAGGGCACGATGGACCGGGCGGAGGAACAGGAGGTGGTGCGCCACCTGCTGGAAGCGCCCGCCGGCCTCAACGCCGCGCTCGACCATGACGACGATATCGCAGCCATGGCGCACCTGATCGCCCCGGCGCGCGACGTGCTCTATCTGGGCCGCGGCGCGGATTATCCGATGGCGCTGGAAGGCGCGCTGAAGCTCAAGGAAATCAGCTATATCCACGCCGAAGGCTATGCCAGCGGAGAGATGAAGCACGGCCCCATCGCGCTGATCGACGAAGATGTGCCGGTGGTGGTGATCGCACCCAGCGGGCCGCTGTTCGAAAAGACCGTGTCCAACATGCAGGAAGTGCGCGCACGCGGCGGCAAAGTGGTCCTGATCTCCGACGCGGAAGGGTTGGAAGAGGCGGGCGAGGGATGCCTCGCGACGATCGAGATGCCCAAGGTCCACCCGCTGATCGCGCCGCTGATCTATGCCGTGCCGGTCCAGCTGCTGGCCTATCACGTGGCGCTGGTGAAGGGCACCGATGTCGACCAGCCGCGCAACCTCGCCAAGTCGGTTACGGTCGAATAG